From one Candidatus Zixiibacteriota bacterium genomic stretch:
- a CDS encoding dihydroorotate dehydrogenase electron transfer subunit — protein MKFSRFTTIEEKVHLTDKIFVLRLSCPEIASIAKPGQFVQLRLANYGAYLWPRPFSIHQAKDGIISLTIKRCGAITNRLSRLDKGDNVYTTGPLGNRFNIPSQWKPIYLVAGGVGLPPLHFLCETLLKNGCPAEYIHFFSGAGCADDLFADEEIKSLGVNYILTTDDGSAGVKGFITKPLEEKIAEFINTDISQRPIIYSCGPMPMLKKIAEICSGFECYVSLEQLMPCGWGVCNGCAVKVVNRNNSAVEDERGFRLARVCKEGPMFEASEILWE, from the coding sequence ATGAAATTTTCCAGGTTTACTACAATTGAAGAGAAGGTTCACCTGACAGACAAAATATTTGTCTTGCGATTATCATGTCCTGAAATTGCCTCAATTGCCAAGCCCGGACAGTTTGTTCAGTTGAGGCTTGCCAATTATGGAGCGTATCTCTGGCCCCGCCCTTTTTCAATTCATCAGGCAAAAGATGGCATTATATCGCTGACTATTAAAAGGTGCGGCGCAATCACCAACAGGCTGTCGCGGCTTGACAAAGGCGATAATGTTTATACTACCGGTCCGCTTGGCAACCGCTTTAATATACCATCTCAATGGAAGCCGATTTACTTAGTTGCCGGCGGAGTAGGTTTGCCGCCATTGCATTTTTTATGCGAAACCCTGCTTAAAAATGGCTGTCCTGCCGAATATATTCATTTTTTCTCAGGCGCCGGGTGTGCCGATGATTTATTTGCGGACGAGGAGATTAAATCTCTTGGCGTTAATTACATTTTAACTACTGATGACGGCAGCGCCGGCGTAAAAGGATTTATCACAAAACCTCTCGAAGAGAAAATAGCCGAGTTTATAAATACCGACATCAGCCAAAGACCGATTATTTATAGTTGCGGGCCGATGCCAATGCTAAAAAAGATAGCCGAAATATGTTCTGGATTTGAATGTTATGTTTCATTAGAACAGCTTATGCCTTGCGGGTGGGGTGTTTGCAATGGTTGTGCCGTGAAAGTTGTTAATAGAAATAACTCAGCCGTTGAGGATGAGAGAGGTTTCAGGCTTGCCAGAGTCTGCAAGGAGGGACCTATGTTTGAAGCATCGGAGATATTATGGGAGTGA
- a CDS encoding dihydroorotate dehydrogenase, which translates to MGVNLEINIAGIKLANPILTASGCFGYGEEAAEFFSLDKLGGIVTKSITPLPRTGHPPPKVVETACGMLNAIGLTNVGLDKFIGDKMPFLRKCKSAVIVNIAGASVDDYVLMAERVSDQEGVDAIEVNISCPNVESGGMEFGATAEGAAKVISAVKKVSRVPVIPKLSPNVTNIIAIAKAIENAGADAVSLINTLVGTAINIETKQFKLSNRFGGLSGPAIKPVALSMVYKVASNVNIPVIGLGGILSGNDVIEFMLAGASAVQIGTACFAEPEIFLRVIDEIMEYLEYYKVSDINQIIGAAGKN; encoded by the coding sequence ATGGGAGTGAATCTTGAGATAAATATCGCCGGTATAAAGCTTGCCAATCCGATACTGACCGCCTCCGGTTGTTTTGGCTATGGCGAGGAAGCGGCCGAATTTTTCAGCCTTGATAAGCTGGGTGGGATAGTAACCAAATCGATAACCCCGCTTCCAAGAACAGGCCATCCGCCGCCAAAAGTAGTGGAAACAGCCTGCGGTATGCTCAATGCAATCGGTTTGACAAATGTCGGCTTGGATAAATTTATCGGCGATAAGATGCCTTTTTTAAGGAAATGCAAATCTGCTGTTATAGTCAATATCGCCGGCGCATCAGTTGATGATTATGTTTTGATGGCTGAGAGGGTATCCGATCAAGAGGGTGTTGATGCAATCGAAGTTAACATTTCCTGTCCGAATGTAGAATCCGGCGGTATGGAATTCGGCGCCACTGCCGAGGGCGCCGCGAAAGTAATCAGTGCTGTAAAAAAAGTCAGCCGCGTGCCTGTTATACCGAAACTGTCGCCTAATGTTACAAACATCATTGCCATTGCCAAGGCTATCGAGAATGCCGGAGCTGATGCTGTCTCGCTTATTAATACGCTTGTTGGCACCGCTATTAATATTGAAACAAAGCAGTTTAAGTTGTCAAACAGGTTTGGCGGATTGTCCGGTCCTGCAATCAAGCCTGTTGCGCTAAGCATGGTATATAAAGTCGCTTCCAATGTGAATATACCGGTTATCGGATTAGGCGGAATCTTATCAGGCAATGATGTGATTGAGTTTATGCTGGCGGGAGCATCCGCGGTGCAGATTGGCACTGCCTGTTTTGCCGAACCCGAAATATTTTTGAGAGTGATTGATGAGATAATGGAATACCTGGAATATTATAAAGTAAGCGATATAAATCAAATTATTGGCGCCGCAGGAAAGAATTAA
- the pyrF gene encoding orotidine-5'-phosphate decarboxylase, whose protein sequence is MNFKEKLLRIADNNKSWLCIGLDPDLNKLPDTLPKSIDGISQFLKMVIGATKDIVCAYKPNSAFYEQFGAEGISLLKEIIDYIPNDIPVILDAKRGDIGNTSRMYAISAFERLNVDALTVNPYMGYDCVKPFLEYKDKGVIILCLTSNPSASDFQKRQVNDDSKISKMVYELVADKALAWNDNDNISLVIGATSPLELGKIRNSVGDDIPILIPGVGAQGGNLEASLKAGCNSHNQLAIINVSRSVLYASREDDFADKSREKAMELVSRMRDLLF, encoded by the coding sequence ATGAATTTTAAAGAAAAATTACTAAGGATTGCAGACAACAATAAAAGCTGGCTATGTATAGGGCTTGATCCCGACCTGAATAAACTTCCTGATACGCTACCTAAAAGCATTGATGGGATATCGCAATTCCTTAAAATGGTTATTGGTGCTACCAAAGATATCGTTTGCGCCTATAAGCCAAACTCAGCTTTTTACGAGCAGTTTGGCGCTGAGGGGATATCTCTTCTAAAAGAAATTATTGATTATATCCCCAATGATATTCCTGTTATTCTTGACGCTAAAAGAGGAGATATCGGCAATACCTCAAGGATGTATGCTATTTCGGCATTTGAGCGGCTTAATGTCGATGCGTTAACTGTTAATCCGTATATGGGCTATGATTGCGTTAAGCCGTTTCTCGAATACAAGGATAAGGGCGTTATCATTCTTTGTTTGACCTCGAATCCATCAGCGTCTGATTTTCAGAAGCGTCAGGTGAATGATGATTCCAAGATTTCCAAGATGGTTTATGAGCTGGTTGCGGATAAAGCATTAGCCTGGAATGATAACGATAATATTAGCTTGGTAATTGGCGCGACCTCGCCTTTAGAGCTTGGTAAAATCAGAAATAGTGTCGGGGACGACATCCCGATTCTTATCCCCGGAGTCGGCGCTCAGGGCGGTAACCTTGAAGCCTCATTGAAAGCGGGATGCAACTCGCATAATCAATTGGCGATAATTAATGTATCGCGGTCTGTTTTATATGCCTCGAGAGAAGATGATTTTGCGGACAAGTCGAGAGAAAAAGCAATGGAATTGGTTTCGCGGATGCGTGATTTGCTTTTTTAA
- a CDS encoding N-acetyltransferase, whose protein sequence is MNQYKIKEVSTKSDINDFIKVPFNLYKGNSCWVPQLISESRKIFDKSKNPFFLHSEAKLFTAYKNNNPVARIAGIVNNRHNEVNKERTGFFGFFDCPDDTGLAGELFNVASEYVKIAGMDILRGPANFSSNDDWGFLADSFDKRPVFMMPYNHSYYLKLAEANGFVKIKDLLAYYLDDSKQIPEKAARVAKIVKKKYKIEVRTIDVSNFERDLQLVREIYNAAWSRNWGFVPMTKEEIDHTADDFKKILDPDIVYFAFVDGNPAGFSLALPDYNQVFQAMNGRLFPFGLFKFLWHTKIKKGIDGIRFLALGIVPKYQKLGIDNIFYLDTYNNGVKKGYHWAELSWILEDNVLMNRALLMMGAVPYKRYRLYDRKLK, encoded by the coding sequence ATGAACCAGTATAAAATAAAAGAAGTATCGACCAAATCTGATATTAACGATTTCATTAAAGTTCCTTTTAACCTCTATAAAGGCAATTCCTGTTGGGTACCGCAATTAATATCCGAAAGCCGCAAGATTTTCGATAAATCAAAGAATCCATTCTTTCTGCATTCTGAGGCCAAATTATTTACGGCTTATAAAAACAACAATCCGGTTGCCCGGATAGCCGGCATCGTGAATAATCGCCATAATGAGGTCAATAAAGAAAGAACCGGCTTTTTCGGCTTTTTCGATTGCCCTGATGATACCGGTTTGGCAGGCGAGCTTTTTAATGTTGCCTCCGAGTATGTGAAAATCGCCGGCATGGATATTCTTCGCGGCCCGGCTAATTTCTCCAGCAACGATGACTGGGGATTTTTAGCCGATAGCTTCGATAAGCGACCGGTTTTTATGATGCCGTATAATCATTCCTATTATCTCAAGCTGGCAGAGGCTAACGGCTTTGTTAAGATTAAAGACCTGCTGGCATATTATCTTGATGACAGTAAGCAAATTCCCGAGAAAGCGGCGCGAGTAGCAAAGATTGTGAAAAAAAAATACAAAATTGAAGTCAGGACTATTGATGTCTCCAATTTCGAGCGCGACCTTCAATTGGTAAGGGAAATTTATAATGCCGCCTGGAGCCGTAACTGGGGTTTTGTGCCGATGACTAAGGAGGAGATTGATCATACTGCCGATGATTTCAAGAAAATCCTCGATCCCGATATCGTGTATTTTGCCTTTGTGGATGGCAATCCGGCAGGCTTCTCTCTTGCGCTCCCTGATTATAATCAGGTATTTCAGGCTATGAACGGCAGGCTGTTTCCATTCGGTTTGTTCAAATTTTTATGGCATACTAAAATCAAAAAAGGCATTGACGGCATTCGTTTTCTGGCATTGGGAATTGTGCCTAAATATCAGAAGCTTGGTATCGATAATATATTCTACCTTGACACTTATAATAACGGCGTAAAAAAAGGCTATCATTGGGCTGAGTTATCATGGATACTTGAGGATAATGTGCTGATGAATCGCGCTCTTTTGATGATGGGCGCTGTGCCATACAAACGCTACCGGTTGTATGATAGGAAGCTAAAATAG
- a CDS encoding aminotransferase class I/II-fold pyridoxal phosphate-dependent enzyme, translating to MSLFDKCRKFTAAREVQQAGYYPYFREISSAPDTEVTISGKKTIMIGSNNYLGLTNHPKVLERIHKAVDKYGSGCTGSRFLNGTLDLHVELENKLAEFMGFETALIFSTGMQTNLGTIPAIVSKSEYIFADRSDHASIVDGCRLSFGNTIKYKHNDMDDLERVIAKVPPESGKLIVSDGVFSMEGDIVKLPRLVEIAEKYSANTLIDDAHSIGVLGKNGSGTAEHYHLKDKVDIVMGTFSKSFASIGGYIVGAEEVIHYIKHFSRALIFSASPPPAAVAAVLATLEILREEPERRHRLWEITHRMHHEFKNMGFDIGASETPIIPIYIGEDMKTFQFWKDLTDAGLFTNPVVSPAVQLGQALIRTSYTANHTNEQLDRVLEIFYKTGKKFGVI from the coding sequence ATGAGTTTGTTTGATAAGTGCCGCAAGTTCACTGCTGCGAGGGAAGTCCAACAGGCAGGGTATTACCCGTATTTTCGAGAAATATCATCAGCACCGGATACAGAAGTTACAATTAGTGGAAAAAAAACCATAATGATTGGTTCGAATAATTATCTTGGTTTGACCAATCATCCGAAGGTTCTCGAAAGAATTCATAAGGCTGTTGATAAATATGGATCGGGATGCACCGGTTCGCGTTTTTTAAACGGCACGCTTGATCTGCATGTTGAGCTTGAAAATAAACTGGCCGAATTTATGGGATTTGAAACTGCGCTGATATTTTCCACAGGCATGCAAACCAATCTTGGCACAATACCAGCGATAGTTAGTAAATCGGAATACATTTTTGCTGATAGATCTGACCATGCCTCTATTGTTGACGGCTGTCGACTGTCATTTGGCAATACGATAAAATACAAACATAACGATATGGATGACTTGGAACGAGTTATTGCAAAAGTTCCTCCCGAAAGCGGCAAACTTATAGTTAGCGACGGCGTATTCTCGATGGAGGGTGATATAGTCAAACTGCCCCGACTTGTTGAAATCGCTGAAAAATATAGTGCCAATACTCTTATCGATGACGCTCATTCAATTGGTGTGCTGGGCAAAAACGGCAGCGGAACAGCAGAACATTACCACCTTAAGGATAAAGTAGATATTGTGATGGGAACATTCTCCAAATCATTCGCATCGATAGGCGGTTATATTGTCGGCGCTGAGGAAGTCATTCATTATATCAAGCATTTTTCCCGGGCGCTTATATTTTCCGCCTCACCGCCGCCAGCTGCTGTAGCTGCGGTTTTAGCCACACTTGAAATATTACGGGAAGAGCCGGAACGACGCCATCGCCTGTGGGAGATTACTCATCGCATGCACCATGAATTTAAGAACATGGGGTTTGACATTGGCGCTAGTGAAACGCCAATTATCCCGATTTATATCGGCGAGGATATGAAAACCTTCCAGTTCTGGAAAGATTTAACGGATGCCGGGTTGTTTACCAATCCGGTTGTTTCTCCTGCAGTACAGCTGGGACAGGCGCTTATAAGAACAAGTTATACTGCCAATCATACTAATGAACAACTCGATAGAGTCCTTGAAATATTCTATAAAACCGGCAAAAAATTCGGAGTTATTTAA